DNA from Pirellulaceae bacterium:
GCTTGCTTAGCCGCTTGGCCCAGCGGTCGGCGATGGACGTATCCCGAAGCGTTCACTTGATGCTGAAAGCGAAAGTCGTCTTACCAGATGGCAGTAGTTCTCCGACGCAGAAGGGGCCCCGCAAGGCGGTCCGCTTTCACCACTCCTCTCGAACGTCGTCCTTGACGAACTCGACTGGGAGTTAAGTCGTCGTGGCCTTCGCTTCGTGCGCATGCTGATGATTTCCGTATTTTCGTCCGCAGTCACAGGGCTGGAGAACGCGTGATGGCATCCGTGCAACGATTCATCGAGACCGTCTTCGCCTCCAGGTGAATACGGAAAGAGTTCGGTGAGTCAGCCATTTGACCTTTCCTTCCTTGGCTTTAGCCTGCGGAAAGCATCCGATGGCTCAATCTCAGTCAGTATCTCCGCTAAGACAAAGCAACGTTTGTCTGCCGCATTCGCGAGCTAACACCTCGCACATGGGGTAACTCATTCGCTCGCTGCGTCGAACGTGCCAACCGCTATTTAACGGGTTGGGTTGATTACTTTCGGTTATGCACCAGCCCAAGTTCCTTCAGCAACTTTGATGCTCATATCCGGCGACGGCTACGAGCCATCTTAGTCCGCCAGAAGAAACGCTCACGTCACCTGTACCGTCATTTGCAAACCCGCGGCGTATCCCGGGGCCAAGCTTGGAAAACCGCCTATCAGATTCGTAGCGTTTGGAAGCGAAGCAGCAGCTTTGGTGTCCACAAAGCCTACTCGAACGCATGGTTCGAGCAACGGCTTGTATCGCTCTCCGTCCGATGGCAAGAACTCCAGCCAGCCGCGCAGGTCCAAGGACAGCTTATGCTGTTCTAACATGTTCAGCTTGAGGAGCCGGATGTGGGCCCACAAGTCCGGTTCTGTGAGAGGTGCGGGGGAGCAATCCCCCGTGCCTACTCGACAACGGAACGGAATCAGCACAGCGAGCGGCGAACTCGTTGGGGGTCAGGTAGCCCAGCGAGCTGTGGGGCCTGACTCTGTTGTAGTCGTCTTGCCACTGTCGGGATTTGAGTCTTGCGTCTGCCACTGAAACCAGCTCGCTCGGTTGCAGATACTCGTCTCGGAGTTTGCCGTTAAAACTCTCGCACACTCCGTTTTGCCACGGCGATCCTGGCTCGATATACAGCGTCTGAATCGATAGTCTGCTTAGCCACTGCTGGATCGCTTTGGCCATGAATTCAGGCCCATTGTCGCTTCTCAACATCTTGGGGACTCCATACATCGAGAATAGCTCAGCCCGGCGTATCAATCGCGTCTTCGCTGGTGATGCTTCGTGACACCTTGATCGCCAGAACATCCGCGTGTATTCGTCGATCATTGAGCCATCGGAGTCTTGTGCCCTGGAGCGTCGTCGATTCCATAAAATCCCATGTCCATACATCATTCGGTTGGCTGGCTGGCTTCCGATGACAGGCGTTCACCGCTTGGCCTTGACTTCGCTTTCCTGCGTTCCTTGGTACTCTCAGCCCTGCCGATCTCCACAGTCGGTACATACGCTTCATGTTGAGGCTGTCTCCCTTCTCGACGCAGTAGTTGTCCAATCCGGCGATAGCCCCAACGCGGTCTACGCCTAACTTGCTCCATTATGCGTTTGTTAGCCGCTCGTCTTCGTCCTTCGGATGCCCCTCATAACGCTGGGTGGATCTTGGTTGTGCCAACACCCGACAGGCTCGACGCTGCGATACTTGATACTTCGCTTGCAGCATCTCCACTGCTTCTCGACGCGCTGAGGGTGCTCAGTTTCCCGGGCGACCTCCCTGAGCATCTGAATGTCAACGCCTGGTCCGCCACCAGTCGTTTCAGCCGAGTGTTTCATCTTCCAGTTGCTTTAAACGCTTGGCCTCTTCGCTCTTCATGCCGCCGTACTGCTTGCGCCAGCGGCTCAGTGACGGTTCACTCACTTCCAACGCTTGCAGCACCTCGCCCACACTCTTGCCAGCCGCAAGCATCGCGTCGGCGTCTCGTAGTTTCTTGATGATCTGTTCGCTTGTGTGTTTGCGTCTTCGCCTTGTCATTGAAAGTCCTCCTGCCCGTTTCGGGCTCTTCGACTTTCATATCACCTGGATCAGGTTTTGGGGAGCAGGTCAGCTGCGTCGGAATGCGCGTGCTACCGTCAGGCTGGCTAGGCTGATGGTGAATACGATGCTGGTGACCATCAAGACCAGCAAATACGTGCTGGCGCGGCGGCCATTCGATGGGCCCAGGTGCCGCGAATGGCTCCATGTATTCCTGCCGGAATCTCTCGGTGGTCCGATCAGCGGCTGGCGTTTCCAAGGAATCGAAAGCAATATGTTCGTCATTATTGTCTACTGGGCGCTGGTAGCGTGATTGAGCGTCTGTGTGCCACCAAAGTGGCTATAGTTCAATCCCGACTTTCGGATCGATAGCTCAACTCCCTGCACGAAGTTAGAGGCCACATTCGGTGGGCGATCGTTGCCTCCATAGCGACTTCTCAGTCCCTGTACCCTCACAATCTTTTTCGCTGGAGTGGTAACTGTGACGGTGATTCGTTTGAGCCCAGTGTCCGAATTTGCGGTCCCCGATGTAGAGTTAGAAATTGGGAGGAGATTTACAGTTACTTGCACACGCCACTGTCCCGTATTTCCGAATCCATCCAGTAGAGCGCCAGTTCTTGATTGTGGTGGTGACTCATCACAACCATGGAAGTCGTCTACGTCATCAAAGGCTGCTCGGCTTGTACGCGGTTCATCAG
Protein-coding regions in this window:
- a CDS encoding transposase, with amino-acid sequence MTRRRRKHTSEQIIKKLRDADAMLAAGKSVGEVLQALEVSEPSLSRWRKQYGGMKSEEAKRLKQLEDETLG
- a CDS encoding transposase family protein, translated to MMYGHGILWNRRRSRAQDSDGSMIDEYTRMFWRSRCHEASPAKTRLIRRAELFSMYGVPKMLRSDNGPEFMAKAIQQWLSRLSIQTLYIEPGSPWQNGVCESFNGKLRDEYLQPSELVSVADARLKSRQWQDDYNRVRPHSSLGYLTPNEFAARCADSVPLSSRHGGLLPRTSHRTGLVGPHPAPQAEHVRTA